Within Desulfobacter sp., the genomic segment CGTTGACGCCCTTTATGTGACCCGGGACAACCTGGTGCTTGAAGCCACCACATCCAACCTTTTTGCATTCATGGGAGAGGTGTTGGTGACCCCCGATCAAGGGGTCCTCAAGGGCATTACCCGGGAAACGGTGATATCCCTCGCCCGTTGTCACTACAAGGTGGCGGAACAGCCCCTGCCCCTGTCTGACCTGCTTGAGGCCCGAGAGGTATTTATCACAGCCACCAATAAAGGCGTGGTGCCGGTGGTACAGATCAACGGCATTCCCATCGGCAGCGGCCGGCCCGGCCCCGGCACCATGGTTCTCATGGAGGCCCTAAGGAAGCACACAACGGCCTTCCGGGATAAAATATAATGCCATGAAAAAGGCAATGCTCCAGCAACGCATCCCCAAGGCTTGGGCACAGCTTAAACGTTGCCGGCTCTGCCCCAGGGCCTGCGGAGTGGACAGAACCTCCGGCGAAACAGGCATCTGCAACACGGGCGACCAGGCCGTTGTTTACGGATTCATGCCACACCACGGCGAAGAGCCGCCCCTGTCAGGTTCCGGCGGATCCGGCACCATATTCTTCACCCATTGCAATCTTCGGTGCTGCTTCTGCCAGAACGAAGATATCAGCATCAGGGGAGACGGTGAGCCGGCAAATCCCGAGCAGATGGCCAGGGCCATGGTCCGGCTCCAGGATCTGGGATGCCATAATATTAATTTTGTCACCCCTACCCATGTGGTCCCCTTCATTCTAAAGGCCGTGGACAGGGCCCTGGATCTTGGACTTGAGATCCCCCTGGTTTACAACACGTCGGGATACGATACTGCTGAGACCTTGGCATTGCTGGACGGGATTATTGACATCTACCTGCCGGATTTTAAATTCTGGGATTCAGAAGTGGCGGACATGGTGTGTGATGCGCCGGATTACCCCGAGGTTGCCAGGCAGGCATTGAAAATCATGCACCGCCAGGTCGGCGATCTCAAGGTTGACGGACAAGGTATTGCTCGGTCAGGGCTGCTGGTCCGCCATCTGGTTCTTCCCGATGACCTGGCCGGCACCCAGGAAATTGTTCAATTTCTTGCCCAAAAGGTATCCTCCCGCACCGCCGTGAATATCATGTCCCAGTACAGACCAGTAGGAAATGCCTTTGCCAATGTAAAACTATCCCGCCCCCCGACAGTAGAAGAATATCGACGGGCCGTGGAGTTGGCAAGGCACCAGGGGTTGTTTCTGGTTGATTAGGGGCCATATTTACTGGGCTCGCCGGCGCATACATTTTATCCCCGCCCTGAATGCTGCAGGTATTTTTTTAGGGCCCGCCGGGTGGTTTCAAAGGCAAGATCATCCCAGGGAATGTCCTCTATTTTAAATTCTTTAATTGACATGGATTCATTGCAGGGCCGGATCGTCCCCCCCGTGACCGTTGACTCATATACAATGATTATATTGGCCTCTCCAGGGTAGGAGTAATTGCCC encodes:
- a CDS encoding radical SAM protein, producing MKKAMLQQRIPKAWAQLKRCRLCPRACGVDRTSGETGICNTGDQAVVYGFMPHHGEEPPLSGSGGSGTIFFTHCNLRCCFCQNEDISIRGDGEPANPEQMARAMVRLQDLGCHNINFVTPTHVVPFILKAVDRALDLGLEIPLVYNTSGYDTAETLALLDGIIDIYLPDFKFWDSEVADMVCDAPDYPEVARQALKIMHRQVGDLKVDGQGIARSGLLVRHLVLPDDLAGTQEIVQFLAQKVSSRTAVNIMSQYRPVGNAFANVKLSRPPTVEEYRRAVELARHQGLFLVD